A single genomic interval of Malania oleifera isolate guangnan ecotype guangnan chromosome 13, ASM2987363v1, whole genome shotgun sequence harbors:
- the LOC131146544 gene encoding peptidyl-tRNA hydrolase, mitochondrial-like, giving the protein MHVGAAISSSAAVVTAATRFPLHHLRRYPSTTPLSSSLSMPHFPLSCAGSSTKSQSQTLRTAAAADSTSVTEPAKPWLLVGLGNPGKKYQGTRHNVGFEMLDTIAEAEGISMGSISFKALVGKGLIGDVPVMLAKPQNFMNASGESVGAIVSYYKIPLKQVLVMFDDLDLPFAKMRLLPKGGHGGHNGMRNIIHHFKGSHDFPRLRIGIGRPPGKMDPINFVLHSFNKHERQELEFTFQTGLEAVRILLLKGFNKSATFVNSAKPLEQLD; this is encoded by the exons ATGCACGTTGGGGCGGCGATCTCCTCCTCTGCCGCCGTCGTCACCGCCGCCACTCGCTTCCCCTTGCACCATCTCCGCCGCTACCCCTCAACAACTCCGTTGTCTTCGTCCCTCAGTATGCCTCATTTCCCACTTTCTTGTGCTGGTTCTTCAACCAAATCACAGTCCCAAACCCTGAGGACCGCTGCAGCCGCGGATTCGACGTCTGTTACGGAGCCTGCGAAGCCATGGCTTCTCGTCGGCCTTGGAAATCCCGGCAAGAAGTATCAAGGCACCAGGCACAAC GTAGGTTTTGAGATGTTAGATACCATAGCTGAAGCTGAAGGGATATCAATGGGTAGTATTTCTTTCAAAGCTTTGGTTGGAAAAG gtctCATTGGAGATGTTCCAGTTATGCTTGCCAAGCCACAAAATTTTATGAATGCAAGTGGTGAGTCT gttggGGCCATTGTTTCATATTACAAGATTCCGTTGAAGCAAGTGCTTGTG ATGTTTGACGACTTAGATTTGCCCTTTGCAAAAATGCGCCTTTTACCAAAAGGTGGACATGGTGGACACAACGG GATGAGAAATATCATCCATCACTTCAAAGGAAGCCACGATTTTCCTCGTTTGAGAATAg gTATTGGGCGGCCACCAGGGAAAATGGATCCCATCAATTTTGTTCTTCACTCATTCAATAAACACGAACGCCAAGAG TTGGAGTTTACTTTTCAAACTGGCTTGGAAGCAGTGCGTATCCTCCTGCTCAAGGGGTTTAATAAAAGTGCAACATTTGTCAACAGTGCCAAACCCTTGGAACAACTTGACTAA
- the LOC131145974 gene encoding protein ASPARTIC PROTEASE IN GUARD CELL 1-like translates to MGGAVLVPFLFTFSLFVFSTLDEIPFAASRSLVSDSLSVTTEFDVTGSIQKTLGVLSFNSQTMTSLHRREPPNATAVVPSASASGPAVSSTLSLRLLPRSFLRKIPHPDYRSLLLSRLQRDGARVDFLNAKLDLAVNGVRPSDLRPRQEELQMDEIQSPVVSGMSHGSGEYFARIGFGTPAKQLYVVPDTGSDINWIQCLPCSDCYSQADPVFDPKGSSSYKTLGCSTAQCSALESSTCRNNYCEYQVAYGDGSYTVGNYASETMSFGSSGSVPNIAIGCGHDNEGLFVGSAGLLGLGRRSLSFNSQIKAKSFSYCFVDRDSSSSSTMDFNSAHPADSATAPLLRNAKMETFYYVGLSGISVGGELLQIPQSTFQVSGNGGGGIIVDSGTAVTRLQSEAYSSLRDAFVKRTQGLTRAGRVAIFDTCYDLSSKTTVTVPTVSFRFVSGNVLQLPAKNYLIPVDSAGTFCFAFAPTTSSLSIIGNIQQQGTRVTYDLANSLVSFSSNKC, encoded by the coding sequence ATGGGAGGAGCAGTGTTGGTGCCATTTCTCTTTACTTTCTCCCTCTTCGTCTTCTCGACCCTGGATGAAATTCCCTTTGCTGCCTCTCGCAGCTTGGTGTCGGACAGTCTTTCCGTTACCACAGAGTTTGATGTCACGGGATCCATTCAGAAAACCCTCGGCGTCCTCTCCTTCAACTCCCAGACCATGACCTCCCTCCACCGCCGTGAACCCCCCAACGCCACCGCCGTGGTTCCCTCCGCTTCTGCTTCTGGTCCGGCAGTTTCCTCCACCTTATCCCTGCGACTTCTCCCGCGAAGCTTCCTCCGCAAAATCCCCCACCCAGACTATAGATCCCTCCTCCTCTCCCGCCTCCAGCGCGACGGCGCGCGCGTCGATTTCCTCAACGCCAAGCTCGACCTCGCCGTCAATGGCGTCCGCCCCTCGGATCTCAGGCCCCGACAGGAGGAGCTCCAAATGGACGAAATCCAGAGCCCCGTGGTCTCCGGGATGAGCCACGGCTCCGGCGAGTACTTCGCCCGGATCGGATTTGGGACTCCGGCGAAACAGCTATACGTCGTCCCCGACACCGGCAGCGACATCAACTGGATCCAGTGCCTCCCCTGCTCCGACTGCTACTCCCAGGCGGACCCGGTATTCGACCCGAAAGGCTCGTCGTCGTACAAGACGCTCGGTTGCAGCACCGCCCAATGCTCCGCCCTCGAGAGCTCCACTTGCCGGAATAACTACTGCGAGTACCAGGTAGCGTACGGCGACGGTTCGTACACCGTCGGCAACTACGCCTCCGAAACGATGTCGTTCGGGTCATCGGGGTCCGTGCCCAACATCGCCATAGGATGCGGCCACGATAACGAGGGTCTCTTCGTCGGCTCAGCCGGGTTGCTCGGCCTGGGCCGCCGCTCGCTCTCTTTCAACTCCCAGATCAAGGCCAAATCGTTCTCCTACTGCTTCGTGGATCGGGATTCCAGCTCATCGTCGACTATGGACTTCAATTCGGCGCACCCCGCCGATTCGGCCACTGCACCGCTGCTGCGAAACGCCAAGATGGAGACGTTCTACTACGTGGGACTGTCTGGAATCAGCGTCGGCGGCGAGTTGCTACAGATCCCGCAGTCTACGTTCCAGGTGTCCGGGAATGGGGGCGGCGGGATCATCGTGGACTCCGGCACGGCGGTGACTCGGCTGCAGTCGGAGGCATACAGCTCGCTGCGAGACGCTTTCGTGAAGCGGACTCAGGGGCTGACCCGGGCGGGCAGGGTGGCCATATTCGACACGTGCTACGATCTGTCGTCGAAGACGACGGTGACAGTGCCAACGGTGTCGTTTCGCTTTGTGAGCGGGAACGTGCTGCAGCTGCCGGCGAAGAACTACCTAATTCCGGTGGACTCGGCGGGGACGTTTTGCTTTGCGTTTGCCCCGACGACGTCGTCTCTATCGATAATTGGGAACATACAGCAGCAAGGGACACGTGTGACCTATGACCTGGCAAACTCGCTCGTGAGCTTCTCTTCCAATAAATGTTAA